Proteins co-encoded in one Streptomyces sp. NBC_01283 genomic window:
- a CDS encoding GntR family transcriptional regulator yields the protein MGTVVEFRIDRRSGVATYLQIVRQVEQALRMGALVEGDRLPTAAQVAAATKVNPNTTLKAYRELERAGLAEVRQGAGTFITRSLARPQAGPDSPLQTALTEWMREARSAGLTGQDVTALFEAVHAATFQGDAVG from the coding sequence GTGGGGACAGTGGTCGAATTCCGTATCGACCGGCGCAGCGGCGTGGCCACATATCTGCAGATCGTGCGGCAGGTCGAACAGGCCCTGCGCATGGGCGCGTTGGTGGAGGGTGACCGGCTGCCCACCGCGGCCCAGGTGGCCGCTGCCACCAAGGTGAACCCGAACACGACGCTCAAGGCGTACCGCGAGCTGGAGCGCGCGGGTCTCGCCGAGGTCCGCCAGGGCGCGGGCACCTTCATCACCCGCTCCCTCGCCCGCCCCCAGGCGGGGCCGGACTCGCCCCTGCAGACCGCCCTCACGGAGTGGATGCGGGAGGCGCGGTCGGCGGGGCTCACCGGACAGGACGTCACAGCGCTGTTCGAAGCGGTGCACGCGGCCACCTTCCAGGGGGACGCGGTCGGCTGA
- a CDS encoding ABC transporter permease, producing the protein MSTTLTEKQRTARSPRKPGLLHGVTWLVVRQHRTALWAIAAATLLGAALIVQQRGEMSAMLDQLGWPGKDVTLSSTPEGLGYITQALNSLPVALGVFLGAPLIAGDQEHGTAQLVTTQSVPRRRWLAVKLAWCLSLVLVSTVVLATLFTWWWEPYREFFPSDWMQGVVFDNTGPMLTALSLFFTTCGIAIGMLLRRTLRAMMATFLFAGVVEFAFGEFRDRLATPRVVTYPMNGDAPAFLDQAVEHDRWIGSADGQLYGWGTCSEPTEKATTACIKEHGIVNDVVEYFGYDQMPGMQWTGAALLLGGTAVVAVFILWWTTRRPL; encoded by the coding sequence ATGAGCACCACCCTCACCGAGAAGCAGCGCACCGCGCGGTCACCCAGGAAGCCGGGGCTGCTGCACGGGGTCACCTGGCTCGTCGTACGCCAGCACCGCACCGCTCTGTGGGCCATCGCAGCCGCGACGCTGCTCGGCGCGGCCCTGATCGTCCAGCAGCGCGGCGAGATGTCCGCCATGCTCGACCAGCTCGGCTGGCCCGGCAAGGACGTCACGCTGTCCTCCACCCCGGAGGGACTCGGCTACATCACCCAGGCCCTGAACTCCCTGCCCGTCGCCCTCGGTGTCTTCCTCGGCGCGCCGCTCATCGCGGGCGACCAGGAGCACGGCACCGCGCAGCTGGTCACCACGCAGTCGGTGCCGCGCCGCCGCTGGCTCGCGGTGAAGCTCGCCTGGTGCCTTTCGCTGGTCCTGGTGTCCACCGTGGTGCTCGCCACGCTGTTCACCTGGTGGTGGGAGCCCTACCGCGAGTTCTTCCCCTCGGACTGGATGCAGGGGGTCGTGTTCGACAACACGGGTCCGATGCTCACGGCGCTCTCCCTCTTCTTCACCACCTGCGGCATCGCGATCGGCATGCTGCTGCGCCGGACGCTGCGGGCCATGATGGCGACGTTCCTCTTCGCCGGCGTCGTGGAGTTCGCTTTCGGCGAGTTCCGCGACCGCCTGGCCACGCCGCGTGTGGTCACCTACCCGATGAACGGCGACGCCCCGGCGTTCCTCGACCAGGCGGTCGAGCACGACCGGTGGATCGGCAGCGCGGACGGTCAGCTCTACGGATGGGGCACATGCTCCGAACCCACCGAGAAGGCCACCACCGCCTGCATCAAGGAGCACGGCATCGTCAACGACGTCGTCGAGTACTTCGGCTACGACCAGATGCCCGGCATGCAGTGGACCGGCGCCGCCCTGCTGCTCGGCGGCACCGCCGTCGTGGCGGTGTTCATCCTGTGGTGGACGACGCGACGGCCCCTGTAG